The stretch of DNA TGAAGCCGGAAAAGCTCGTCGAGTTCCACGCCCTCCAAGTCGGACTGCTCAACGCCGCGCTCGACCAGTTGAAGCCCGGCGGAAGGTTGCTCTACTCCACCTGCTCGCTCGAGCGCGAAGAGAATGAAGACGTGGTCGAGGAGGTGCTGCGCGCGCGCAAAGATGTGGAGCTGCTTGATGCGCGCGACGAACTCGCCGCGCTGGCGAAGGAAGGCGAGCTGGCGGAGAATAACGGCGAAATCGATTCCCTGCTGGCGGGAAAGTTTCTGCGCACCTTGCCAGGCGTGCATCCCTGTGACGGGTTCTTTGCGGCGGCGCTGCGGCGCAAGTCTTAGACTTACCACCGGTCATTTTGCTACTTCCACATGGATGGTCGCGCCGGAAGCCACGCGCGTCCCCGGCGCGGGCGATTGCCGGACGACGGCGGAGGGCGGCGTGCCGGGCGCGTCCACCGGCACGCTCACGATCTTCATGCCCACGGCGTCGGCGGCGTCGAAGACGTCGGCGAGTTGCCGGCTGGTGAAGTCGGGCATGATGAACTCCTGCTCGTTCGCGGGCGCGTTGATCAGCAGGTTCACTTTGGGCGAGGTGGCGCTGGCATACGCCATCGGGCTCTGCGCCACGACCTGGTCGGGCGGCGAATCGGGGACGTGCACGATGGCCGCGGTGCCCAGCTCCAACGCGCGGCGCGCGATGTTCATCTCGGCGGCGCGGCGGCTCTGCCCGACCACGTTGGGGATGGTCGCACGCTGCGGCCCCAGGCTCTCGGCGACGCGCACCTTCCATCCCCGGCGCACGTGCGTGCCGGCCGCAGGAACCTGCGTCACGATCTTTCCTTCCGGGACCGCGCTCGAATAAAAGCGGCTCTCCATCTGCAGGATGAGGCCATTCGCATTCGCCAGTCGCTCGGCTTCGTCGGGACCTAGTCCGACCAGCTTGGGGACCACCGTCTCACTGCGATGGATGGCGAGGCGCATCGCGGTGAGCATGCTGAGCATGCCGACCATGACGAGCACGAGCGCGAGCACGAACAATCTGAAGATGCGCTTCATCTCTTATCGTTTCATCTTGAGTACAGATTCTTCTTCTTGTCGGCGTGGCGATCGAGCGCGAGCTGGATCAGCCGATCGATAAGCTTGGTATACGGCAGGCCGCTCGCCTCCCACAACTTGGGATACATGCTGATGGAGGTGAATCCGGGCATGGTGTTGATCTCGTTGACATAGATCTTCCCCGGCTTTTTTTCGGAACCAGCCTCCATCAGGAAATCCACGCGCGCGAGCCCGAGACAATCGACGGCCTGGAAGGCGCGCACCGCGAGCTGCCGTACTTCCTTCATCTTTGCCGCCGAGAGTTTGGCGGGAATGACGAGCTGCGAACCTTCGTCGAGATACTTCGCCGCATAGTCATAGAACTCGGCGCCGGGAACGATCTCGCCGGCTACGGAGGCTTCGGGCGCGTCGTTGCCCAAGACGGAGACCTCGATCTCGCGGGCTTTATTCGTAACCCCATTCTTCCCGCCGACCCCGCCAACGCCCTGCTCCACGATGATCTTGCGGTCGTAGCCGGCAGCGAGCTCCATGGCGTCTTTCAGTTCCTTGCGCTGGCGGACTTTGGATATCCCGACCGACGAACCGAGGTTCGCCGGCTTCACGAAGAGCGGATACCGCAGCGCCTTCTCGATCTTCTTAGTCACGTCCTTCGGGTCGCGCTCCCATTCACCGCGCAGGATGGTGAGGTGCTTCACGATGGGCAAGCCAGCTTGGACGAAGAGCTTCTTCATCACGTCTTTGTCCATGCCGCAGGCGGAACCGAGGACGCCGGCGCCGACGTATGCGATGTCGGCAAGCTCGAGCAAGCCTTGCACGGTGCCGTCTTCACCGAACGTCCCATGCAGCACGGGAAAGATGACGTCCACTTCGATGGCTTGTAGCGCCGGCGTCTCGCCGGCTGCAGCGCGGGCATCTTGCCCACGCTCGCCACCCTGACTCTGAAACGCCCTCAGCCTCTGCGAATCGCTCGCCGTCGGCACCGGCGGCACGATGATCTCGTTGCCACGGGCAAGCACGGCGGCGGGGATCGTCTTGCCGGGATCGCCGGCGCGCAGCGTGGTGGGCAATGACGGCGGCTCGCCCTTCAGTAAGGCTTCCGCGCCTTGCGAGGTGAGCCAGCGGCCGTCTTTGGCGATGCCGATGGGGACGACCTCGAACTTCTCGCGGTCCATCGCCTTCATCACGGAAGCGGCGGAGAGCAGCGAGACCTCGTGCTCTCCGGAACGTCCGCCGAATAAGACACCTACTCTGAGCTTCTTCACAAACCCTTTTTACCACGGAGATGACTTCGCCGCAGATGAACGCGGATTGGAAGGATCAAAACCCACCCCAGAGGCACGGGGACACGGGCCGGAAAAGCTTGAAACGCAGAGAGCGCGAAGATGTGCAGAGGGCGCAGAGGGTCAATCTCCGTGGGCCTCCGATTCCGCGTGGTGAGATGAGGCCACGGGCTTCCTGGCGGGCGAGTCGGCCGCGTCGACACGAGAAAGGGCGTCAGCGGCGTCGTCTTGTGCGAAGGGGTCGGTGGTGGAGGATTTGAGTTGGGGATCGAAGTTGACGTGGCGGAGGTTGTGGCTGGCGGTCTGGAGGGCGTAGAGCATCTGCTTGATGGCGGGGATGTTGGCCTGGCCGTCGCGAAAGGCCTCTTTGCGGAGACGTCCGACGATGTACATGAGGGCGAACTGGACGCCGTTGCCGTCCTCGAGCGGAGGCAGGACGTCGTCGGCAGCGCAGTTGAGCCACTTATCGTGGAAGTAGCAGAGGACGTTGCCGCGGAGGGCGGGGGAGCCGCAGCGGAGTCCGTTGGACTTGATGTGGCAGCAGCGCGGGGCGCGGTGAGCGAGCGGGATGTGCTGGCGGCTGCGGCTGGCAGCGGCGTGCGTCTCTGAACGGGTGTCTGGCATATCGGGAGCCCCCTCCTGCGGGGTGGTGTAATGGAATCAGCGAGTTAGGCTCCGAAATCTCGGTCGATCTCGGTTCGAATCTCGGTTGCGTTCGCGGTTCCACTGTATTGCTTATTGATATACATACATGGGGTGTATTTCCATCAATAGCGCAGGAGGGGGAGGGATGTCAAGAGTTATTTTCGTCTTTTATTCGCTACGCTGTCGTGCTATGGTTAGCACGACAAAAGTGGCAGACCACAGCAAAATCGAGTGGACAGACGCGACGTGGAACCCTGTAAGGGGTTGTAAGAAAATCAGTCCCGGATGTACCCACTGCTATGCCGAAACGTTTGCGGAGCGGTTTCGAGGCGTAAAGGGTCACCCTTACGCCGAGGGCTTTACTCCACGATTGGTGCCGGACAAACTCTTTGAGCCCTTTCGGTGGCGAGCTCCGAGGATGATCTTTGTTAATTCAATGAGCGATCTCTTCCAGGACGCCGTACCAGATGAATACACCTGGAAAGTTTCGTGGGTGATGACTCGTGCGGCATGGCACACCTACCAGGTTCTGACAAAGCGCTCCAACCGAATGCGGGGGTTCCTGACCCGTAACCTAGTATTCGCTCAGGCAGATAACATCTGGTGGGGCGTGAGTGTGGAAAACAAGAAACATGGCATGCCGCGAATCAAGGACCTGCAAGAGAGCCCGGCAAAGGTGAGGTTCCTATCAATTGAGCCTCTCCTTGAAGATCTTGGGCGCATAGATCTGACCGGCATTTCCTGGGTCATCGTCGGCGGCGAGAGCGGCCCCGGCGCTCGGCCCATTCAGCGGAGCTGGGTGCTGTCCCTTCGTGACCAATGCGTCGATGCGGGCGTCCCATTCTTCTTCAAGCAGTGGGGTGGGGTTCAGAAGGCAAAGAATGGACGCCTGCTGGATGGCAGAACGTATGACGAACTTCCAGCGCTCGGGAGCGGTTTACTCGCTACTAAGTCTGGACGGCAAGTCGTTCACGGATAGTCTTCTCGTTGGACGACTGCCCTCTCTCGCGCGAACCTACAGGAACCGAACTGTGGTACCTGTGGGGAAGGTTCCTCGCTTGCGTTTCGGAGGCGCACTTACCACCTGAAGCTTGCCTTCGGCCTCCAGCGGTTTGAGTATCTTGGTTTTGTAGTGAGTGCCAAGGAACAGAGTCTCTGCGACGACAAATTCGTGTATCTGCTCAATCGTCGCTTGCTGTTCTCGAAACCTACCGACGATCAAGTCCCTGAGCTGATTGAAGTCGGGATTGTCCGCAAACAGACTCTGAAGACCGCGAGCGTCGGTGTAGTCGGAGAAACTGTATTCGCCCGTGCTATCCGCTCTCCACATGGCTTCCTTCATCTTTTCAAGCCCACGAAGGCTATTCGACGCAAAGAACAAGAAGTAGTCCGTCGCATTTCCCTTATTGACCATCTCGAATGAACGAACGTACTTAGCGACCTTGCGGAGTTGTGCCAGATAAAGGTCGTGGAGAAATTTCCTTCGATCACCCGGAGGCATTGCGAGTGCTTTTCGCCATTCGTCGGTTCCAAAGAGCTTGTCATAGTTCCTCGGCTGTTCGGGAAGAGCCAAGAACCTGTTGATCTCCTCGAACATGAAGTTGATTAACACGTCACATCTTGGGTTCTGAAGTAGCTTGGCGATGGTTTCGTATGGCGTGTGCGAAAACCCGAATGGATCAACAAAGACCAACGCGGGGGCTAACTTCTTCTTGTTCTGTGCAAGCTCCGTGAGGTTTTTCGTAATCTCTTCATCGAAGGATCCTTCGATGCAGTCGTACTTGAAGTTCCCGGGAAGGCTCGGTTTCATCTCCTTCAGTACCTGGCGCAGATGCTCGCAGCGATCCTTGTCTTTTTCAATGAAAAGGAAAAGGACCTCCGCCTTGACCTTGTAACGGTGCTGTATCGCGGCCTTCAGTACCACGACGGGAGAGCCGTCTTCTCCCCCCTCATACCTGCCCGGACCCGCAAATCCATCGATGAAGAGGATTCTCCCGTTCCAAGTTCCCATAATCGGGAGCCACGCCTCCCAATAACGGCGCAGAATCTCGTGCTTCTTGACGGTGTGGGCATCGATCTTCCAGATGGTTGGCAGTTGTTTTCCCATGGAAACTCCGTCTAAGGTTCTCCATTCCGTGTGTAAGCGGTTGAGATTGAACCACGCCGAGCGACACTGAGCACAAGAAATTGTGCGGTGTTCTGGATTCAGAACAGGCGCTCCGGCTCCGCCTGCGCGCGAACCTGCGACAGAAGGGAATGGATCCTTTTCGTTTCTTTACGCGGGGCGCTTCGCGCCCCCAACTGAAGCTGGGGGTCTACCGAGCCCCGCTCTTCCACCGATAAGCCGGCAGCAAAAGAATCGGCGGAGCCGAAGCTCCGCCGATCCAGTTACGCGAAAAGGTCAGTCGCGGTCGAAGCGGGCGTCGTCTTGGCCTTCGGTCGCGGATCCATCGTTCGCGGAGTGCGCGGAATGACGGGACTGCATGCCCGAGCCGCCACCGCCGCCCGAACTTTCCTGCGCCTGCCAGTCTGGCTCGGAGAGGATCTTGATGGGCGGCAGGTTCTTCCCGGCGAGGCCTTTGTTCACCGCGCCGAGCTGCTTGTTGGTGGTGTCGTTGAACTGCTTGACCACGTCGTCGAGCTCGCGCTGGAGCGCTTCGGTGCGCGCTACCTGCGAGTCGGTGGGACGTCCGTCGTACTGGTTCACATCGCCGTAGAGTCCGCCGAGGTACTCGCGCAAGCGTTCCTCACCGGTGATGGCGCCGCCTTCCTTGGTGGCGACGAGCTTGCCGCGGATGACGTCTTCGGAAGCGGCCAAGGCCATAAGCTGCCTGCGCAGCGGGTCATTATTCCCGAGCTTGGACGCCGCCTGCTGCGCCTGGTCGCGCACGCTGACGATGGCGGCCACCGCCCAGGACATGTGATTCAGCATGCCGCTGAGCCGGTTGACGAGTGCGAACTGCACCTTGCGGTCTTCGACGGTGTACTTCGCGCGCGGATCAAGCACAGCCTCGAGCGTGGTGGTGTAAGTCTGGTCGCCCTTGGTCATGCGGACGGTGTAGGTGCCGGGAAGGACGCGCGGTCCCACGCTGGCGCCGAACATCGCGCTCGCTGCCGGCGGGACGGTGGGAGGTTTGAGCCGCATCGACCACTTCGCGCGGTTGACGCCGCGACGCTTGCTCGGCGAAACGGTATCCACCAGCTTGCCCTGGGCATCGAGGATCTCGATCTTCAGGTCGCCGAAGATGTGGCGGCTGCGCTGATAGAACGGGATTCCGGCGGCTTCAGAGCGTCCTGGACCCTCGAAGGAGTTGGCGCCCTCGGGCCATCCGCCGTTCGCGTTGACGTACTGGATGACGGGCTGGCCGGGCAAGAACTCCGCCTGTTTCTGCATGGTCTCAGGGGTGAGCGCGCGCCAGGGCGAGATGTTGTCGATGATCCAGATGCCGCGCCCGTGAGTTCCGAGGACGAGGTCGGAAGTCCGCGGGTGCACCACCAGATCGCGCACCGCGACCGCGGGGAAGTTCGAGCCTTTGTACTGCGCCCAGTGCGCGCCGCCATCGATGGAGACCCACAATCCGAACTCAG from Acidobacteriota bacterium encodes:
- a CDS encoding PASTA domain-containing protein, whose protein sequence is MKRIFRLFVLALVLVMVGMLSMLTAMRLAIHRSETVVPKLVGLGPDEAERLANANGLILQMESRFYSSAVPEGKIVTQVPAAGTHVRRGWKVRVAESLGPQRATIPNVVGQSRRAAEMNIARRALELGTAAIVHVPDSPPDQVVAQSPMAYASATSPKVNLLINAPANEQEFIMPDFTSRQLADVFDAADAVGMKIVSVPVDAPGTPPSAVVRQSPAPGTRVASGATIHVEVAK
- a CDS encoding D-alanine--D-alanine ligase, whose amino-acid sequence is MKKLRVGVLFGGRSGEHEVSLLSAASVMKAMDREKFEVVPIGIAKDGRWLTSQGAEALLKGEPPSLPTTLRAGDPGKTIPAAVLARGNEIIVPPVPTASDSQRLRAFQSQGGERGQDARAAAGETPALQAIEVDVIFPVLHGTFGEDGTVQGLLELADIAYVGAGVLGSACGMDKDVMKKLFVQAGLPIVKHLTILRGEWERDPKDVTKKIEKALRYPLFVKPANLGSSVGISKVRQRKELKDAMELAAGYDRKIIVEQGVGGVGGKNGVTNKAREIEVSVLGNDAPEASVAGEIVPGAEFYDYAAKYLDEGSQLVIPAKLSAAKMKEVRQLAVRAFQAVDCLGLARVDFLMEAGSEKKPGKIYVNEINTMPGFTSISMYPKLWEASGLPYTKLIDRLIQLALDRHADKKKNLYSR
- a CDS encoding phage Gp37/Gp68 family protein — encoded protein: MADHSKIEWTDATWNPVRGCKKISPGCTHCYAETFAERFRGVKGHPYAEGFTPRLVPDKLFEPFRWRAPRMIFVNSMSDLFQDAVPDEYTWKVSWVMTRAAWHTYQVLTKRSNRMRGFLTRNLVFAQADNIWWGVSVENKKHGMPRIKDLQESPAKVRFLSIEPLLEDLGRIDLTGISWVIVGGESGPGARPIQRSWVLSLRDQCVDAGVPFFFKQWGGVQKAKNGRLLDGRTYDELPALGSGLLATKSGRQVVHG
- a CDS encoding three-Cys-motif partner protein TcmP; the protein is MGKQLPTIWKIDAHTVKKHEILRRYWEAWLPIMGTWNGRILFIDGFAGPGRYEGGEDGSPVVVLKAAIQHRYKVKAEVLFLFIEKDKDRCEHLRQVLKEMKPSLPGNFKYDCIEGSFDEEITKNLTELAQNKKKLAPALVFVDPFGFSHTPYETIAKLLQNPRCDVLINFMFEEINRFLALPEQPRNYDKLFGTDEWRKALAMPPGDRRKFLHDLYLAQLRKVAKYVRSFEMVNKGNATDYFLFFASNSLRGLEKMKEAMWRADSTGEYSFSDYTDARGLQSLFADNPDFNQLRDLIVGRFREQQATIEQIHEFVVAETLFLGTHYKTKILKPLEAEGKLQVVSAPPKRKRGTFPTGTTVRFL